CTTAGAGCGCATCTATCATATCAAGGGAAAAAACAAGCGCAAATTGTTGAGTTTTATCTGTCCGGATCTGAAGGAGATCGCCCGTTATGCGCATGTCTCCACACCGGCCTATAAAGTGATGAAGCATCTGCTGCCCGGACCCTATACCTTTATCCTCGAGGCCTCCCGTCTAGTGCCCAAACTCCTTTTGGAAAAACGTAAGACTGTGGGCATTCGTGTCCCTGATCACCCGGTGTGCCGGGGTTTGCTCGAACTATTTTCCAATCCCATCATCAGCACCAGCGCCAGTCTGGCGGATCAGCCCTATCTCAATGATCCGAATGAGATCATGGATACGTTTTATCATTTGGCAGATCTGTTTCTGGATGCAGGAGCAGGCGGATTGACGCCGTCCAGCATCATCGACCTCAGCCTGGAACCCTTTGCGGTGCTGCGGACCGGTAAAGGCGATGTTTCTCAATTTTGACTACATGGCCGGAATCAGGACCAAGCCGGCCACGAAAGCCGCTGAAGCTTTGTTCCTTATTATAGGAGATGCCTGTGCGTTGGAATGGCTTACTGATGCTGATTTTCACATCCATCGGTTTGGCGCAGATGAAAGATACCAGTCCACGAGAGTTGGACCTGCTCATCAGCCAA
This region of bacterium genomic DNA includes:
- a CDS encoding threonylcarbamoyl-AMP synthase; the encoded protein is MALVHYEIHPDHPQERLLQKAVDVLQEGGLIIYPTDTVYGLGCDLLNKKGLERIYHIKGKNKRKLLSFICPDLKEIARYAHVSTPAYKVMKHLLPGPYTFILEASRLVPKLLLEKRKTVGIRVPDHPVCRGLLELFSNPIISTSASLADQPYLNDPNEIMDTFYHLADLFLDAGAGGLTPSSIIDLSLEPFAVLRTGKGDVSQF